CATGATCAACGGCCTGGGCATCGTCGGCTGGGGCGTCGGCGGCATTGAGGCCGAAGCCGTCATGCTCGGCCAGCCCATCTACATGCTGATGCCCGAAGTGATCGGCTTCAAGATCACGGGCGCCATGCCCGAAGGCGCCACCGCGACCGACCTCGCGCTGCGCGTCACCGAGATGCTGCGCGCCAAGGGCGTCGTCGGCAAGTTCGTCGAGTTCTACGGCGCGGGCCTGAGCAACATGACCCTCCCCGACCGCGCCACCATCGCCAACATGGCCCCCGAATACGGCGCGACCATGGGCTTCTTCCCCGTGGACGACGAGGCGCTGCGCTACCTGCGCCGCACCGGCCGCCTGGACACCGAAGTCGAACTGGTCGAGGCGTACTACAAGGCCCAGGGCATGTACCGCACCGACGACACCGTCGACCCCGTCTTCACCGACACCATCGAACTCGACCTGGGCACCATCGTCCCCAGCCTCGCGGGCCCCAAGCGTCCCCAGGACCGCGTGGACCTGACCGGCATGCACACCGTCTTCAACGAGGCCCTCACCGCGCCCGTCAAGGCCCGCGGCTTCGAACTGCCCGAAGGCAAGCTGGACGCGCAGGGCACCATCACCGGCACCGACATCAAGATCGGCCACGGCGCCGTGACGCTCGCCAGCATCACCAGCTGCACGAACACCAGCAACCCCAGCGTCCTGATCGCTGCCGGACTGGTCGCCAAGAAAGCCGTCGAACTGGGCCTCAAGAGCAAACCCTGGGTCAAGACCAGCCTCGCCCCCGGCAGCCGCGTCGTCACCGAGTACCTCGAAGCCGCCGGTCTCCAGAGCTACCTCGACCAGATCGGCTTCAACACCGTTGGCTACGGCTGCATGACCTGCATCGGCAACAGCGGCCCGCTGCCCGAACCCACCGTGGACGCCATCAACGAAGGTGACCTCGTCGTCGCCAGCGTCCTGAGCGGCAACCGCAACTTCGAAGGCCGCGTCAACCCCCACATCAAGGCCAACTACCTCGCCTCCCCGCCCCTGGTCGTCGCGTACGCCCTGGCCGGCACCGTCGTGAACGACATCGTGAACGACCCCATCGGCACCGGCCCAGACGGTCAGCCCGTCTACCTGCGCGACGTGTGGCCCACCACCGCCGAAATCCAGCAGGTCATGGACCAGGCCATCAACGCCGAGATGTTCAAGAAGGTCTACGACGGCATCGAGAAGAGCAACCAGGACTGGAACGCCATCCCCGTCGCGGAAGGCGCGCTGTACGACTGGAAGGAAGACAGCACCTACATCCAGAACCCCCCCTTCTTCGACAACCTCGCCGGAGGCCCCAGCGACATCGTCAGCATCGAGGGTGCGCGCGCCCTGGTGAAGGTCGGCGACAGCGTCACCACCGACCACATCAGCCCCGCCGGTTCCTTCAAGGCCGACACCCCCGCCGGGAAGTTCCTCACCGAACGCGGCATCCAGCCGAAAGACTTCAACAGCTACGGCAGCCGTCGCGGCAACGACCGCATCATGACCCGCGGCACGTTCGCCAACATCCGCCTGAAAAACCAGCTCGCCCCCGGCACCGAAGGCGGCTTCACCACCGACTACACCACCGGACAGGTCAGCAGCATCTACGACGCCAGCGTCAACTACAAGGCCAGCAACATCCCCCTCGTCATCTTCGCCGGTAAGGACTACGGCATGGGCAGCAGCCGCGACTGGGCCGCGAAGGGCACCTTCCTGCTCGGCGTGAAGGCCGTCATCGCCGAGAGCTTCGAGCGCATCCACCGCAGCAACCTCGTCGGCATGGGCGTCCTGCCCCTGCAGTACAAGAACGGCGAGACCGCCGAGAGCCTGGGCATCAACGGCGACGAGACCTTCGACGTGATCCTCCCCGGCGACCTCAAACCCCGCCAGGACGTCACCGTCAAGATCACCGCCGCCGACGGCCAGAGCCGCACCATCACCGTCCAGTGCCGCATCGACACGCCCGTCGAAATCGACTACTACAAGAACGGCGGCATCCTCCAGACCGTGCTCCGCGGCATCCTCGCCAAGAGCAACGAAGTCAAAGCCTAAGCCGGACCTGAAATGAACGAGACCCGCCCGGGAAACTGGGCGGGTCTCGTTCACTTTTCCTCGGCCACGTCCAGCGCTTGCCGTACGATGACCACATGACCAGTACAGTCCAGCGGTTGTCGCCGGAGCAGGCGGCCCTGTG
The DNA window shown above is from Deinococcus sedimenti and carries:
- the acnA gene encoding aconitate hydratase AcnA — translated: MAMNLFGTRDVLTTQSGQKLYYYNLNKLQEQGHDISRLPVSIKVLLESVLREANDYDVRREDVTTVAGWKPVNEEVEIPFKPARVILQDFTGVPAVVDLAAMRSAMVKLGGDPSKINPLIPVDLVIDHSVQVDEFGTEFALANNMALEFERNRERYEFLRWGQQAFDNFGVVPPASGIVHQVNLEYLAKGVQSRPEDDGVVVYPDSLVGTDSHTTMINGLGIVGWGVGGIEAEAVMLGQPIYMLMPEVIGFKITGAMPEGATATDLALRVTEMLRAKGVVGKFVEFYGAGLSNMTLPDRATIANMAPEYGATMGFFPVDDEALRYLRRTGRLDTEVELVEAYYKAQGMYRTDDTVDPVFTDTIELDLGTIVPSLAGPKRPQDRVDLTGMHTVFNEALTAPVKARGFELPEGKLDAQGTITGTDIKIGHGAVTLASITSCTNTSNPSVLIAAGLVAKKAVELGLKSKPWVKTSLAPGSRVVTEYLEAAGLQSYLDQIGFNTVGYGCMTCIGNSGPLPEPTVDAINEGDLVVASVLSGNRNFEGRVNPHIKANYLASPPLVVAYALAGTVVNDIVNDPIGTGPDGQPVYLRDVWPTTAEIQQVMDQAINAEMFKKVYDGIEKSNQDWNAIPVAEGALYDWKEDSTYIQNPPFFDNLAGGPSDIVSIEGARALVKVGDSVTTDHISPAGSFKADTPAGKFLTERGIQPKDFNSYGSRRGNDRIMTRGTFANIRLKNQLAPGTEGGFTTDYTTGQVSSIYDASVNYKASNIPLVIFAGKDYGMGSSRDWAAKGTFLLGVKAVIAESFERIHRSNLVGMGVLPLQYKNGETAESLGINGDETFDVILPGDLKPRQDVTVKITAADGQSRTITVQCRIDTPVEIDYYKNGGILQTVLRGILAKSNEVKA